One Elusimicrobiaceae bacterium DNA segment encodes these proteins:
- a CDS encoding 8-oxoguanine deaminase: MEHTILIKNAMTVVTCSDSGAELKNCDIYIEGPEIKLVGQNLAVKAAETVDASGCVVIPGLVNTHHHLYQTLTRNLPAVQDSKLFDWLVYLYQIWRHLTPEAVYTSAKTGLGELLLTGCTTAADHFYVFPGGVSDRLIDEEIRAARELGIRFNPCRGSMSRSKKDGGLPPDEVVQPESVIMKDCERVVRQYHDTARFSMTRVALAPCSPFSVTTELLEMSAAAAKEWDVRLHTHLAETNDEDDFCMQTLGMRPLQYMDRVGWLEGGRSWFAHCVWLNEAESKRMAETGTGVAHCPVSNLRLGSGIAPVRRYLDDGVAVGIAADGSASNDSSDLLGETRMAMLVSRVKAGVASMPARDAYRMACRGGAAVLGRNDIGSIEPGKAADIAVFDMNRLDYAGGMSDPAAALLFCGAGHRAKYVFVNGKMVVKDERLVNADEHALVREHNAAARGLYNAAGL, from the coding sequence GTGGAACACACGATTTTGATAAAAAACGCGATGACGGTTGTTACCTGTTCGGATTCGGGCGCCGAACTGAAAAACTGCGATATATATATCGAGGGTCCCGAAATAAAGCTGGTCGGCCAAAACCTGGCGGTAAAAGCCGCCGAAACGGTGGATGCGAGCGGCTGTGTTGTCATTCCGGGGCTGGTGAACACGCATCACCATCTGTACCAGACATTAACGCGCAATCTGCCCGCCGTGCAGGACAGCAAGCTGTTTGACTGGCTGGTTTACCTGTATCAGATCTGGCGGCATCTCACGCCGGAAGCGGTTTATACCAGCGCGAAAACCGGGTTGGGCGAACTGCTCCTTACCGGCTGCACCACCGCGGCGGACCACTTTTATGTGTTTCCCGGCGGAGTGAGCGACAGGCTGATAGACGAAGAAATCCGCGCCGCTCGGGAGCTCGGCATCAGGTTCAATCCCTGCCGGGGTTCGATGTCGCGCAGCAAGAAGGACGGCGGCCTCCCGCCCGACGAAGTGGTGCAGCCCGAAAGCGTTATCATGAAAGACTGCGAGCGCGTGGTCCGGCAGTATCACGACACGGCCAGATTTTCCATGACGCGCGTCGCGCTGGCTCCCTGCTCGCCGTTTTCGGTGACCACGGAGCTGCTTGAAATGTCGGCCGCCGCCGCGAAGGAATGGGACGTGCGCCTGCATACCCATCTCGCCGAAACCAACGACGAGGATGATTTCTGCATGCAGACGCTTGGCATGCGCCCGCTTCAATATATGGATCGCGTCGGCTGGCTGGAGGGCGGACGCAGCTGGTTCGCCCATTGCGTGTGGCTTAACGAGGCGGAATCGAAACGCATGGCGGAAACCGGAACCGGCGTGGCGCACTGCCCGGTTTCAAATTTAAGGCTTGGCTCGGGCATCGCGCCGGTGCGGCGGTATCTGGACGACGGGGTCGCGGTCGGCATCGCGGCGGACGGATCCGCCTCCAACGATTCCTCCGACCTGCTCGGCGAAACCCGCATGGCGATGCTGGTTTCCCGTGTGAAAGCTGGCGTGGCTTCCATGCCGGCGCGCGACGCGTACCGCATGGCCTGCCGGGGCGGCGCGGCGGTTCTGGGCAGGAACGATATCGGATCCATCGAGCCGGGCAAAGCCGCCGACATAGCGGTTTTCGACATGAACAGACTGGACTACGCCGGCGGGATGAGCGATCCCGCCGCGGCGCTGCTGTTCTGCGGAGCGGGGCACCGCGCTAAATATGTTTTCGTCAACGGCAAAATGGTGGTGAAAGACGAGCGGCTGGTAAACGCCGACGAACACGCCCTCGTGCGCGAGCATAACGCGGCCGCGCGCGGACTTTACAACGCCGCCGGCCTGTAG
- a CDS encoding nucleotidyltransferase family protein, with the protein MNDISCLILAAGESARMGEPKALLLYRGETFLSAVHAAAKAGGAGQVIVVAGIHSAQIGRRLPAADAVMAVNPAPQGGMISSVRTGLRAVRETASGVFIALVDQPFVTAEVFAGLAAEHAQTPDAVVIARYRGKKRGHPIVLPRAVFPLCFSGPDNLGLHWVTHHPAVTVRDVDFETDSIIRDVDTPQDYLRLTEAQP; encoded by the coding sequence ATGAATGATATCAGTTGCCTTATTCTGGCCGCAGGGGAGTCCGCCCGCATGGGCGAGCCGAAAGCGCTGCTCCTGTACAGGGGCGAAACTTTTTTGTCGGCCGTGCATGCCGCGGCAAAAGCGGGCGGAGCGGGGCAGGTGATCGTGGTCGCCGGAATTCACAGCGCGCAAATCGGGCGGCGGCTGCCCGCGGCGGATGCGGTTATGGCGGTCAATCCCGCGCCGCAGGGCGGGATGATTAGTTCGGTGCGGACGGGTTTGCGCGCCGTGCGCGAAACCGCGAGTGGTGTTTTCATAGCACTGGTTGACCAGCCGTTTGTCACGGCCGAGGTTTTCGCCGGGCTGGCGGCAGAGCACGCGCAAACGCCGGATGCGGTGGTCATAGCGCGTTACCGCGGAAAAAAGCGCGGCCATCCGATCGTGCTGCCCAGAGCGGTTTTTCCGCTGTGTTTCAGCGGGCCGGACAATCTCGGGCTGCACTGGGTTACGCATCACCCGGCGGTAACGGTGCGCGATGTTGATTTTGAAACGGACAGCATTATCCGCGACGTGGACACGCCGCAGGATTATCTCAGGCTTACGGAGGCACAACCATGA
- a CDS encoding XdhC/CoxI family protein, whose amino-acid sequence MIHETIYALLDRAIAQGRDAALVTIIGSQGSTPRETGAKMLVFADGETAGTVGGGKLESLCIESARAAIGTGECRRETFDLTASGIGMECAGRNEIFIEVFVSRIKLLILGGGHVGQKIAQAAALAGIGYSVADDRAEFANAANFPLARNIYVEPPDTIAALADEKTCVVIVTRGHSLDQECLAAALKTPARYIGMIGSKQKVPGIFANLNKQGLHPETDPRVYSPVGLRLGGKTPGEIAISVLAEILMVCHNETGKHNSIVKAA is encoded by the coding sequence ATGATACACGAAACCATTTATGCCCTGCTCGACCGCGCGATCGCGCAGGGGCGCGACGCCGCGCTGGTCACCATCATAGGCTCGCAGGGTTCCACGCCGCGCGAAACCGGCGCGAAAATGCTGGTGTTTGCCGACGGCGAAACCGCGGGCACCGTAGGAGGGGGAAAACTGGAGTCCCTGTGCATCGAGTCCGCCCGCGCGGCTATCGGCACGGGCGAGTGCCGGCGCGAAACGTTTGATCTGACGGCGTCAGGCATAGGCATGGAATGCGCCGGGCGCAATGAAATTTTCATAGAGGTTTTTGTTTCCAGAATCAAACTGCTCATTCTGGGCGGCGGGCATGTGGGGCAGAAAATAGCGCAGGCGGCCGCCCTTGCCGGGATCGGCTACAGCGTGGCGGACGACCGGGCCGAGTTTGCCAACGCCGCCAATTTTCCGCTGGCCCGCAATATTTATGTGGAGCCGCCTGACACGATCGCCGCGCTGGCGGATGAAAAAACCTGCGTCGTGATCGTGACGCGCGGCCATAGCCTGGATCAGGAATGCCTGGCCGCCGCGCTGAAAACTCCGGCCCGCTACATCGGCATGATCGGCTCGAAACAGAAAGTGCCCGGGATATTCGCCAATCTCAACAAACAGGGGCTGCACCCGGAAACCGACCCGCGCGTATATTCGCCGGTCGGGCTGAGGCTCGGCGGCAAGACGCCCGGCGAGATCGCCATTTCAGTGCTGGCGGAAATACTTATGGTCTGCCACAATGAAACGGGCAAACACAATTCCATTGTGAAAGCAGCATAA